A genomic segment from Spinacia oleracea cultivar Varoflay chromosome 3, BTI_SOV_V1, whole genome shotgun sequence encodes:
- the LOC110785673 gene encoding phytanoyl-CoA dioxygenase isoform X2: MAYPGSLNPNQLQFFNSQGYLVLDSFVNPDEIKSMRNRMEQLLHDFDSPSSVIFSTKDHSHAKDNYFFDSAEKISFFFEALHELDPVFKEFSSSKNFSSLLSSLGYKRPAVVQSMYIFKQPGIGGEVVPHQDNSFLYTDPQTCTGLWLALEDATVINGCLWAIPGSQKNGLVRRFIRDAEGVHFDRPSPSYDQKDFVPIEVKAGSLVVIHGDLIHQSFENQSPNSRHAYSLHVVDTDGCKWAEDNWIRRKQEPEPIYVS, translated from the exons ATGGCATATCCCGGCAGTCTGAACCCTAATCAGCTCCAATTTTTCAATTCGCAAG GATATTTGGTGTTAGATTCATTTGTAAACCCAGATGAAATTAAATCAATGAGGAATAGAATGGAACAATTGCTTCACGATTTTGATTCCCCTTCTTCTGTTATCTTCTCTACTAAAGACCAT AGTCATGCGAAAGACAATTATTTCTTCGATAGCGCGGAGAAGATATCGTTTTTCTTTGAAG CTTTACATGAGCTTGATCCAGTTTTCAAAGAGTTCTCCTCCTCAAAGAATTTCTCAAGCTTGCTTTCAAGTTTAGGTTACAAGAGGCCGGCAGTCGTTCAGTCTATGTACATTTTTAAG CAACCAGGTATTGGTGGAGAAGTGGTGCCCCACCAAGATAATTCATTTCTTTATACAGACCCACAGACGTGCACAGGATTGTGGCTTGCGTTAGAAGATGCCACAGTGATCAATGGCTGCCTTTGGGCCATACCTGGTTCTCAAAAAA ATGGCCTTGTGAGAAGATTCATTAGAGATGCTGAAGGGGTACATTTTGACCGTCCATCTCCATCATATGACCAGAAAGATTTTGTTCCAATTGAAGTCAAAGCTGGTTCTTTGGTTGTCATTCATGGTGACCTTATTCATCAGAG ttttgagaacCAGTCACCAAATTCGAGGCATGCTTATAGCTTGCATGTGGTGGACACTGATGGTTGTAAGTGGGCAGAAGACAATTG GATTAGAAGAAAGCAGGAACCAGAGCCTATATACGTGTCCTGA
- the LOC110785673 gene encoding phytanoyl-CoA dioxygenase isoform X1 yields the protein MAYPGSLNPNQLQFFNSQGYLVLDSFVNPDEIKSMRNRMEQLLHDFDSPSSVIFSTKDHSHAKDNYFFDSAEKISFFFEEKAFDEEGKLKQPKQLSINKVGHALHELDPVFKEFSSSKNFSSLLSSLGYKRPAVVQSMYIFKQPGIGGEVVPHQDNSFLYTDPQTCTGLWLALEDATVINGCLWAIPGSQKNGLVRRFIRDAEGVHFDRPSPSYDQKDFVPIEVKAGSLVVIHGDLIHQSFENQSPNSRHAYSLHVVDTDGCKWAEDNWIRRKQEPEPIYVS from the exons ATGGCATATCCCGGCAGTCTGAACCCTAATCAGCTCCAATTTTTCAATTCGCAAG GATATTTGGTGTTAGATTCATTTGTAAACCCAGATGAAATTAAATCAATGAGGAATAGAATGGAACAATTGCTTCACGATTTTGATTCCCCTTCTTCTGTTATCTTCTCTACTAAAGACCAT AGTCATGCGAAAGACAATTATTTCTTCGATAGCGCGGAGAAGATATCGTTTTTCTTTGAAG AGAAAGCATTTGACGAGGAAGGTAAACTGAAGCAGCCTAAACAACTATCTATCAATAAAGTTGGTCATG CTTTACATGAGCTTGATCCAGTTTTCAAAGAGTTCTCCTCCTCAAAGAATTTCTCAAGCTTGCTTTCAAGTTTAGGTTACAAGAGGCCGGCAGTCGTTCAGTCTATGTACATTTTTAAG CAACCAGGTATTGGTGGAGAAGTGGTGCCCCACCAAGATAATTCATTTCTTTATACAGACCCACAGACGTGCACAGGATTGTGGCTTGCGTTAGAAGATGCCACAGTGATCAATGGCTGCCTTTGGGCCATACCTGGTTCTCAAAAAA ATGGCCTTGTGAGAAGATTCATTAGAGATGCTGAAGGGGTACATTTTGACCGTCCATCTCCATCATATGACCAGAAAGATTTTGTTCCAATTGAAGTCAAAGCTGGTTCTTTGGTTGTCATTCATGGTGACCTTATTCATCAGAG ttttgagaacCAGTCACCAAATTCGAGGCATGCTTATAGCTTGCATGTGGTGGACACTGATGGTTGTAAGTGGGCAGAAGACAATTG GATTAGAAGAAAGCAGGAACCAGAGCCTATATACGTGTCCTGA